The sequence TTTCTACTCATTTCCTCGGTGAACGGGACATTAGAACACTCCTTATTGACCGTTTCTCTTCATTTCACCGGTGAACGGAACATTAGAACGCTCCTTATTGACCGTTCCTCCTCTTTTCACCGGTGGACGGGACATTAGAACGCTCCTTATTGACCGTTCCTCCTCTTTTCACCGGTGAAAGGGACATTAGAACGCTCCTTATTGACCGTTCCTCCTCATTTCCTCGGTGAACGGGACATTAGAACGCTCCTTATTGACCGTTCCTCCTCATTTCCTCGGTGAACGGGACATTAGAACGCTCCTTATTGACCGTTCCTCCTCATTTCCTCGGTGAACGGGACATTAGAACGCTCCTTATTGACCGTTCCTCCTCATTTCCTCGGTGAACGGGACATTAGAACGCTCCTTATTGACCGTTCCTCCTCATTTCCTCGGTGAACGGGACATTAGAACACTCCTTATTGACCGTTTCTCCTCATTTTCCCGGTGAAGCGACAGATAGAACAATCAAATTTCTCCCTTATCCCCAAGTTGTCAACATCATTCCGCTCACCTGCTCATCAGTTAGATATTCGATTTCTGTGAAACCTTTCAATCGCGCACGTTCGCCAAGTTTGCGGATCACTTCTTCGTCTTTAGCCAAAATCCGTGTATAGACGGAATCGGTTAATAAAAAAGCCAGCTGGCATTCACTTCCCATGAAGTCTTCAACGTTTTTTACTTCGACGATACTTTCTCTCGTTGGAAAAGCTTTCAAATCCGCAAATATGAGATAATGGATGTGCGTGTTGATTAGTTCTGAAAACCCCTGACCATCCATAACTACATCCAAGAAGAGCGAATCGGCCAAAGTATCATTTTCCACTTTGTACGATTCGACCGGATCGATGGACCACACCCATGCCGGATCGACAATATCCACTAATAGATCCGCCAACTGCTTTCCGTATTCGTTTTTTATTTGAAACATGATTCCCCTCATTCCTCGTTCCTCCCTGTCTATTTAATGAATTTCTCTTATCTTACTATAAAACCGTTACCGATCTTCATAGATTGCGTCTAAGTGATTACTAAGTGAGGTGAACGATTTGTCCAGTGAAGCGTGGTTTGGTGAGTATTATGATTCCGTTTATAGCTACATCCTCATGCTTGTGAAGGATTCCCATACTGCCGAGGACCTGACCCAGGAGACATTTATGAAAGTCATCCGGAATGAACATACATTTAAGGGCAACTCCCATGTAAAAACCTGGATTTTCCGGATTGCCTATACAACAACTATTAGCTATCTCAGAAAGAAGCATCCTGTTTTATATTACTTTGATTTGCATGCTTATACCCCAAAGAACGAACGATCCTCAGAGGAAATCGTCCTTTTAAATTCTCAGCAAAAGCAATTTTACGAAGCGCTCCATCAATTGAAACCAAGTTATCAGCAAGTGATCCTTCTGCGGAAAATCCAAGGTTTTTCGACGAAAGAAGCTTCAGCTATCCTTAATTGGTCGGATGGAAAAGTGAAAATGAGTTTATCGAGAGCACTTGCTGCATTCAAAAAAGAACTGGAGAAAGGTGGTTTTTCGAATGAAACACTTATCTGACGAAGATATGGAACAGGATTTCGAAAATCTAAAAAATGCATTTCAACCGACTCCTGTGCAAAAGGAGAAAGCACGCCGTCTACTCTTCCAACAGCAATCTTCAAAAAAGAAATTCCGTATGAAGTCATTGTTGCCATCCATCGTTTCACTGATCGTTCTCTTCTCCGTCGGCATCGGCTTGTATATCAACATTGGCGAGTCAGGAACAACGAATGTAACG is a genomic window of Sporosarcina oncorhynchi containing:
- a CDS encoding RNA polymerase sigma factor — its product is MSSEAWFGEYYDSVYSYILMLVKDSHTAEDLTQETFMKVIRNEHTFKGNSHVKTWIFRIAYTTTISYLRKKHPVLYYFDLHAYTPKNERSSEEIVLLNSQQKQFYEALHQLKPSYQQVILLRKIQGFSTKEASAILNWSDGKVKMSLSRALAAFKKELEKGGFSNETLI
- a CDS encoding DUF2691 family protein, whose protein sequence is MRGIMFQIKNEYGKQLADLLVDIVDPAWVWSIDPVESYKVENDTLADSLFLDVVMDGQGFSELINTHIHYLIFADLKAFPTRESIVEVKNVEDFMGSECQLAFLLTDSVYTRILAKDEEVIRKLGERARLKGFTEIEYLTDEQVSGMMLTTWG